The Treponema sp. OMZ 790 genome includes the window ACAAGAAGAAGAAAAAACGGAAGAATTCGCATTTATATCTTTTTCGATTCTTTTAAGGGAAAAATCGGTAATGATAAGCTGGAAAGCTAAACCTGAAGGGCGAAATTTAATCATTTACAGATCAACCTCAAGTTTTTCGTCTATCAGCTCGCTTGCAGAAGCTATTCCGATTGCAAACATAACCGATAAGGGCCTTCCTTTTTTCGACTCCCCTATTCCCGGCATACCTTATTACTATGCAATAGCTGAAGAAAACGAAATAGCTTCGGGAAATATACAGTTTATAAACGGAATAAATACGATCAGCAGTCCGGTCGAAGTTTTCGGTTCCGTTGGAGATCAAAACAAAAAGCCTCAAAACAGGCCGGTACCTCTTCCTTTTTTAAATCTTGCAAAACAGCCCAAAAAGAGAGCGGAATTTTTTTCTTCCCAAACAGAAACCCTAATAAATACTCTTACAGCCGAAAAAAAGGATTACAGAGAATTTATCATTTCTTCTCAAAGGCTTGAACCATACATCTTTCCTGACGACAAAAAAACACCCGACGGGGGAGAAAGCATGGAATTGCAAAGAATTTTAAACGATTATTTTTATACAAAAAACTGGCAAAAATGCGAAAATGAACTTACTAATTTTTTAAGAATAAGAAGGACTTCAAGAATTTCTGCAAGAACTCATTTTTATATAGGCCAAACTCTTTTTTTCCAAAACATGTATGACAAGGCCCTATTGGAATTTTTAACTGCCCAAGACATGTATCCGTCTCAGGCTAAAGAATGGGCTCATTATTGCCTCTTGGAACTAGCGAATTCTCCTAAGAAGTAAAAGCAGCGAAGAATTTTTTTGACCAAAATAGGCATAATCTTCGGCGGGTTTTTCTTTTCCGTTTTCACTGAAAAGAATTACCGAATCTCCTGCATTCATTCTGTCATAATAACCTTTTCTTTTTAAAAGGCCTTCAGACAAATTCTCTTCAGACTTTGAAGGTTCAAAATAACCTAAGAGGTCTGAAGGATCAAAAACAATTCCCAAACCTTCCTTTTCGATGACCAAGCGATCCTTTCTTATGACGGCTATTTTCATGTCTTTAAAATCAGAATCATGTTTTCCTATGTCGATAACAGCCTCATTTTGATACCGATTTAAAACTTTACCTACAATCGGCATTGCTTCGTTAAGCACCGAAGAAAGACGCCTTATACCGTTCGAAAATCTATCATTTCCGGAGCGGTAAACGGTAAAAGTCCTTGCAGGAGAACCAGTTCTGGAAACATAAAGTTCCAATATAAGCTGAATGTCTCTTCGGTTTTCTTTCAGTTTTATAATACCGAAATAGTCTTCATTTTCAGTACGGGATTTTTTTGCAGCTTCTCTGTACGAAACAGGTTTATCTGAATAAGAATTTATTT containing:
- a CDS encoding tol-pal system YbgF family protein, whose product is MKKGFIIFLFFVAAFGFAEEAPIGDKTVAGENELQQIMPEVRPDKTGSEKIEFSTQPQEEEKTEEFAFISFSILLREKSVMISWKAKPEGRNLIIYRSTSSFSSISSLAEAIPIANITDKGLPFFDSPIPGIPYYYAIAEENEIASGNIQFINGINTISSPVEVFGSVGDQNKKPQNRPVPLPFLNLAKQPKKRAEFFSSQTETLINTLTAEKKDYREFIISSQRLEPYIFPDDKKTPDGGESMELQRILNDYFYTKNWQKCENELTNFLRIRRTSRISARTHFYIGQTLFFQNMYDKALLEFLTAQDMYPSQAKEWAHYCLLELANSPKK